Proteins encoded by one window of Portunus trituberculatus isolate SZX2019 chromosome 27, ASM1759143v1, whole genome shotgun sequence:
- the LOC123509727 gene encoding glycine-rich cell wall structural protein-like has translation MKLLVVFAVAGILLLELSDAGSYGKGRGGRGGGGGFRGGHGGGNLGRLTYGSRGRGGRGGRGGRGGRGRYGGGNTLGGYGGGSSGGYGGGASSGFGGGSSGGYGGGSSFGFGGGNSGGYGGSNSGGYGGGNSGGYGGGNTGGYGGGSSGGHGGCSNRRFGCGSSGGYGGGSSGGFGGGVSGGYGGGSSGGYGSGSSGGFGGGVSGGYGGGSSGGYGGGSSGGFGGGASGGYGGGSSGGYGGGVSGGFGGGVSGGYGGGGGGGKGYSSGGRRGSGHTYGK, from the exons ATG aAACTGCTGGTAGTGTTCGCCGTGGCTGGCATCCTCCTGCTGGAGCTCAGCGACGCCGGGAGCTACGGCAAAGGGCGAGGCGGacgcggcggtggcggcggtttCCGAGGTGGCCATGGTGGTGGAAACCTAGGCCGACTAACCTACGGCAGCAGGGGCCGCGGCGGTAGAGGTGGCAGAGGCGGCAGAGGCGGAAGGGGCAGATACGGTGGCGGCAACACATTAGGCGGCTACGGCGGCGGTTCCAGCGGCGGATATGGCGGCGGCGCCAGTAGTGGGTTCGGTGGCGGCTCTAGCGGAGGCTACGGCGGCGGCTCCAGCTTCGGGTTCGGTGGCGGCAACAGCGGTGGCTATGGCGGCAGCAACAGCGGTGGCTATGGCGGCGGCAACAGCGGTGGCTATGGCGGCGGCAACACCGGTGGATATGGCGGGGGTTCCAGTGGCGGCCATGGCGGTTGTTCTAACCGCCGCTTCGGATGCGGTTCCAGCGGAGGCTATGGTGGTGGTTCCAGTGGCGGCTTTGGGGGAGGTGTCAGCGGAGGATACGGCGGTGGTTCCAGCGGCGGCTATGGTAGCGGTTCCAGCGGCGGCTTTGGCgggggagtgagtggaggcTATGGTGGTGGTTCCAGTGGAGGCTATGGTGGTGGTTCCAGTGGCGGCTTTGGGGGCGGTGCCAGCGGCGGCTACGGCGGCGGTTCCAGTGGCGGTTATGGCGGCGGTGTCAGTGGCGGCTTTGGCgggggagtgagtggaggttatggaggaggaggaggaggtggtaagggTTACTCCAGCGGCGGCAGGCGCGGCTCGGGACACACCTACGGGAAATAA
- the LOC123509729 gene encoding glycine-rich cell wall structural protein-like, whose translation MNSLVAILGLALLVASCNAGGFRGGHFIGGFDSHEVIGGGFVSGGYGGGFHRGGGGFHRGGGYGGASIVPAIGGLVHSSTHGGGYGSFGGHSIEHGISFGGHRGGYGRPSYGSSSYRRPSYGRW comes from the exons ATG AACTCCCTCGTCGCCATCCTCGGCCTCGCCCTCCTCGTCGCCTCGTGCAACGCTGGTGGCTTCCGCGGTGGGCACTTCATCGGCGGCTTCGATTCCCATGAAGTGATTGGGGGTGGTTTCGTCAGTGGCGGCTACGGCGGCGGCTTCCAcagaggcggcggcggcttcCACAGGGGCGGTGGTTACGGCGGAGCGTCTATCGTGCCAGCTATCGGCGGCCTCGTGCACTCCTCCACCCACGGCGGCGGATATGGCAGCTTCGGCGGGCACTCCATCGAGCACGGCATCTCCTTCGGCGGGCACCGTGGTGGGTACGGCCGCCCATCCTACGGCAGCTCATCCTACCGTCGCCCATCCTACGGGCGCTGGTAG
- the LOC123509730 gene encoding uncharacterized protein LOC123509730 → MNTAVNEVDATENPMAAEEEGKAPPPSLDTHPEDSHPASSQVSLRPLSFQRHPDRTRDPQAAPSPRPLGQYPRVTFSYRHGLPATRRQPLRRDYGVVPRPAPHGLYSPYRFSRPHLPFVSDRAVPFRGSVRPDGASSRFPDAPTPSVPQPLPHFHPFTPSSLEPRPITPNTVLVPPSPMLSPVTFPPPLLVPRPVTPTTPDDSFLSQVDVRAAGVFPSDLLPQDPTGPVGDPASHVDNINDLHAPTTDPRNLFYDPRNFVRPNVDLTDIVDLRVALPDQDSGIFLAPDMRPSGSSVSRSFVNQNRPCSANTKVVRSRIVNPPPFVTHEPKSHGVTRTFVDRGDNFVNPLTTPIVDRDGNVINQGVPSLANYYTHFTDREESFENPAPQGCVNAGDPFVNQDVQALDNRPPFVDHDTVFASHGVRYPITHPAAAHRIPPQDLSAVLVSRPFPRYAPYPVPSGGHYGYYYRRSPNYGGY, encoded by the coding sequence ATGAACACGGCAGTGAATGAAGTGGACGCTACTGAGAATCCTatggcggcggaggaggaggggaaagcgcCGCCACCCAGCCTTGACACACATCCTGAGGACTCCCATCCCGCCTCCAGTCAAGTGTCCCTGCGCCCTCTGTCCTTCCAGAGACACCCTGATAGGACGCGTGATCCCCAGGCAGCCCCCAGTCCCCGCCCCCTTGGTCAGTACCCAAGAGTCACCTTCTCGTATCGCCACGGCCTCCCCGCCACACGTCGTCAGCCTCTCAGGCGGGACTACGGCGTGGTCCCTCGTCCTGCCCCTCACGGTCTCTACAGCCCCTACAGGTTCTCGCGTCCTCACTTACCCTTCGTGTCTGATCGTGCCGTGCCCTTCAGAGGATCTGTACGCCCTGACGGTGCCTCCTCCAGGTTTCCCGATGCTCCCACGCCATCTGTACCGCAGCCACTTCCCCACTTTCATCCCTTCACGCCCTCCTCACTTGAACCTCGCCCTATCACACCCAACACGGTTCTCGTCCCACCCTCACCCATGCTGAGCCCAGTAACCTTCCCGCCACCGCTCCTCGTCCCCCGCCCGGTTACCCCCACGACTCCTGACGACTCCTTCCTCAGCCAAGTGGACGTGAGGGCTGCGGGAGTGTTCCCCAGCGACCTCTTGCCCCAAGACCCCACTGGACCCGTCGGTGATCCCGCCAGCCACGTTGATAATATCAATGACCTCCATGCCCCCACCACTGACCCCAGGAACCTTTTCTATGACCCCAGGAACTTTGTGCGGCCTAACGTTGACCTCACAGATATCGTTGACCTTCGGGTTGCTCTCCCAGATCAAGATAGTGGTATCTTCCTTGCCCCGGACATGAGACCTTCTGGTTCCTCTGTCAGCCGCTCTTTCGTCAACCAGAACCGTCCATGCTCCGCCAACACCAAGGTCGTTAGAAGTCGCATCGTTAACCCACCGCCCTTCGTAACCCATGAGCCAAAGTCACATGGAGTAACCAGGACGTTTGTTGACCGCGGTGACAACTTCGTTAATCCCCTCACCACTCCTATCGTTGACCGGGACGGGAATGTCATTAACCAGGGAGTCCCGTCCTTAGCTAACTACTACACACACTTCACTGACAGGGAAGAATCCTTCGAGAATCCTGCGCCTCAGGGTTGCGTTAATGCAGGAGATCCTTTCGTTAACCAAGATGTCCAGGCTCTCGATAACCGCCCTCCTTTCGTTGACCATGACACTGTGTTTGCTAGCCACGGTGTGAGGTATCCTATCACTCATCCTGCAGCTGCTCACAGGATTCCCCCGCAGGATCTCAGTGCAGTGTTGGTCAGCCGTCCTTTCCCGCGCTACGCTCCCTATCCAGTTCCCTCTGGCGGCCACTACGGGTACTATTACCGCAGGAGTCCTAATTATGGTGGTTATTAG
- the LOC123509731 gene encoding glycine-rich cell wall structural protein-like, which translates to MKGRTTRMKILLLVAPLLLISCRGVHGGQSAGHPGGLATLEGPGGFPPGSLAILKRTGSVKAFLRSLPQVSVVRAVGGFIGSFPGHPKGTSLGGFHRGFNGASPGSSGFIGGARRLNGVFLGSFQGRSPAFNGRSAGFSRASAGFTGRSSGFNRRLAVSHRGFAGFNDAGFGGRQADLNGAGFDEAPAGFTESHAGFGGFSGGSAGFSGGPDGFNDAGFSGGPKDFSGGPDGFSGRLADFGGDSEGFNDADFGGGRAGSSGGSAGFSGGRAGFSGGSAGFSGGPDGFSDASFSGGPAGFGGGPDSFSGGPADLDGGPEGFSGGPDGFGGGPDGFSGGPPGFSEGPPGFDGGPDSFSGGPPSFSGGPDGFSGGPDDFSGGPVGVGGGPDGFSGGPPGFSGGPDGFSGGPDDFSGGPVGVGGGPDGFSGGPPGFSGGPDGFSGGPDDFSGGPVGVGGGPDGFSGGPPGFDGGPEVFNDRGFNGGPESFSGGPGSFRGRPESFNNPGFRGGPAEFDEGPHGLPGASFSGSPRGFSRTSHEGFSRASRRSFNRESRRGFPRSSSLRRRVGLSGSRRRLANRKTG; encoded by the exons ATGAAGGGGAGGACGACGAGAATGAAG ATCCTCCTGCTGGTGGCGCCCCTACTACTAATATCTTGCCGGGGCGTGCACGGAGGCCAATCTGCAGGACACCCTGGGGGCCTCGCAACTCTGGAGGGTCCAGGGGGCTTCCCACCAGGCTCCCTTGCCATTCTAAAGCGGACAGGATCAGTGAAGGCATTCCTGCGTAGCCTCCCTCAGGTGTCTGTGGTGCGAGCTGTCGGGGGCTTCATCGGCTCCTTCCCAGGGCACCCCAAAGGCACCTCTCTTGGGGGCTTCCACAGGGGCTTCAACGGAGCTTCACCTGGGTCATCAGGCTTCATAGGGGGAGCTAGAAGGTTGAATGGCGTTTTTCTGGGGAGTTTCCAAGGGCGTTCACCAGCGTTCAATGGCAGATCTGCAGGCTTCAGTAGGGCTTCTGCAGGCTTCACTGGTAGGTCTTCAGGCTTCAACAGACGGCTTGCAGTTTCCCACAGAGGTTTCGCTGGCTTTAATGACGCAGGCTTTGGTGGTAGGCAGGCAGACCTCAATGGTGCGGGTTTCGATGAAGCTCCTGCAGGTTTCACTGAAAGCCATGCAGGCTTCGGAGGTTTCAGTGGAGGTTCTGCTGGTTTCAGTGGAGGTCCTGATGGCTTCAATGATGCAGGCTTCAGTGGAGGTCCAAAAGACTTTAGTGGAGGTCCTGATGGCTTCAGTGGACGTCTTGCAGACTTCGGTGGAGATTCTGAAGGCTTCAATGACGCAGACTTTGGTGGAGGTCGTGCAGGCTCCAGTGGAGGTAGTGCTGGTTTCAGTGGAGGTCGTGCAGGCTTCAGTGGAGGTAGTGCTGGCTTCAGTGGAGGGCCTGATGGTTTCAGTGACGCTAGCTTCAGCGGAGGTCCTGCAGGCTTTGGTGGAGGTCCTGATAGCTTCAGTGGGGGTCCTGCAGACTTAGATGGAGGACCTGAAGGCTTCAGTGGAGGGCCTGATGGCTTTGGTGGAGGTCCTGATGGCTTCAGTGGAGGGCCTCCAGGCTTCAGTGAAGGGCCTCCAGGCTTCGATGGAGGCCCTGATAGCTTCAGTGGAGGGCCTCCAAGCTTCAGTGGAGGCCCTGATGGTTTCAGTGGAGGGCCTGATGACTTCAGTGGAGGTCCTGTAGGCGTCGGTGGAGGACCTGATGGCTTCAGTGGAGGGCCTCCAGGCTTCAGTGGAGGCCCTGATGGCTTCAGTGGAGGGCCTGATGACTTCAGTGGAGGTCCTGTAGGCGTCGGTGGAGGACCTGATGGCTTCAGTGGAGGGCCTCCAGGCTTCAGTGGAGGCCCTGATGGCTTCAGTGGAGGCCCTGATGACTTCAGTGGAGGTCCTGTAGGCGTCGGTGGAGGCCCTGATGGCTTCAGTGGAGGGCCTCCAGGCTTTGACGGAGGACCTGAAGTCTTCAATGACCGAGGCTTCAATGGTGGGCCAGAGAGTTTCAGTGGAGGACCTGGAAGCTTCCGTGGAAGACCTGAAAGCTTCAATAACCCAGGCTTCAGGGGAGGACCAGCTGAGTTTGATGAGGGTCCTCACGGTCTCCCCGGTGCAAGCTTCAGTGGCTCTCCTCGCGGCTTCAGCAGGACATCTCACGAGGGCTTCAGTAGGGCCTCTCGCAGAAGCTTCAACAGGGAATCTAGGAGAGGCTTCCCACGTTCCAGTAGTCTGAGAAGACGTGTTGGTCTCAGTGGTTCCCGCAGGAGGTTAGCGAATAGAAAGACTGGTTAA